The following is a genomic window from Candidatus Kryptoniota bacterium.
CCGAACCATGGCAAACCTTGTTTCACCGCGAGGTCCCACCGTACGTAGTTTGCTTTGTCGGAACGAAGCGCGTTATAGAAGTTCGTACCATTATATACTTCTGACTGGTATATCATGGAGGTTAAAATGGAAAATTGGCCGTAATCATATCCAAGCGAAAGGTTAACAACATCATTTGGCTGCTGGATGAGTCTATCGTTGTAAGAGGAATCTATGTGTACTGTCGGAAAAGGATAGACCGGCGAATGCTGTGTGACGTTGTAAGGGTATGTCGCTTTAGAAAATATGTGGGTGTAATTGACGTTCAGAACCAGTCCGCTCAAAAGACCGGGTAAATACCAGAAATGCGTCTGCCACTCGGATTCAATTCCCCAGACATTAACCGGGAACGGACTGTTGATATAAGTAGAGAGCGAAAATGTTTTTGTAGTACTGGGAACCCCCGGATATTTTGAAGGATCGGTTATGTACGTGCCCTGACCGAAGATCAAATCATCGATACGCTTCAGAAAGGGACTGACCGCAAGTAATCCGACAGTGTTGTCGTATACCGCCACCCGGACATCGTAGTTATGTGAATACGCGGGTTTTAATGCATAATTATTCCAGACCACATAGTGACCACTGTTGCTCGCGACATCCTCTCTCGGCACGATCTGGCTGAAATCCGGATACGCGAGTGTGGTAGTATACGAGCCACGGAAACTCAGCCAGAGAAACGGATCATACTTCAGACTAACGTCCGGCAGCAAGTATCCATGGTATTCATCTTTTGTTACCCAGGTGTGGGGCAGCGAGCTCGGATACGGATTGGTGGCATCCGCATCTCCAATAAACTGAGCGGCGGTATAGGTGGTCTTAAGTCCCTGATACCGAACACCGGTGATCATGGCTAACTCGGCACCGAGATTAATAGTTGCCATCAGATACTCAGCGCTCCTGAATTCGTTTCCAGTGTAGTCACTCGCGAGACTTCCGTACACGTCGGGAACATAGTCAGGAACCGTTTCCGGCTGGGCCGTTTGCTGACCAAGGGTTTTTAATTCGTCGATGATCGTACCGATCGTGCCCGCAGTTACTCCGGAATACATTCCATAGTCGCCGTTAAGGAATTTTCCAAAATTCATATTTGGATCGTAGAATCCAAGAATCGAGAAGTTTCTGGCGCCGGTAGAATCAAGATTATACGGCGGTTTTGTCAGCCATGGGAGAGCCTGAACAAGTTGTAATCGGCGTCCGGTGGCATAGCCACCATACAAGCTCCCGTAACCGTCGTCAAAATTGTAATATCGGGTGGTGTATTTATATTGCCCTCCGCCCTTCAGCATCACAGAGACTTCGTCCGATAGATTGAAACTCCTCTCCAGGTCAATCGAGCCCTGAATATCGTTCTGCTTGTTGTAGCTTCTCCATGTCGCGTTGCCCTGCCAGAACATATTATTCAGGTTTATCATGTTTTGAGCAGCTTTGGAGATCTGCAAAGGGTTTTCATAATTCGGTATGCCGCCTGTCCCTGCTGAGAGCTGCTGAAATACCAGCCTCCAACCGTTAGGAGTAAAATTATCCGAGTACGAATTAGAAAGCTTCATACTCACGTTGATCGTACTTACAGTCTGCTGATAGTGCAAAATATTTGTCATGACATTGAGATCATTGGTTGACCTCTGTGTTCCGAATAGTATATCATTGCCGTAGTTCGCGAGATCGTAAGTTTCATCGTGGGATTCGTTGGTCATCGTACCGTGACTTAGCAAATTCACGAGAGATATCTTGCCGTTTGGCAATCTGTAATCCAATGTTAGTGTTCCATCATATCGCTGCTCTAGTGTCGGGTCGAAAGAGAGATTCAGGCTGCCGAGGACTATTGAGTCGGGCTTGTCCTGTTTGTCGGGTTGATAGTATGATCCTCCCAGTTCGTTCGAAGTGAGGTTCTGCCTTTGCGCAATTCCTTGTACAAATATTCCCAAACGGTCGTCGAAGAACCTCTTCTCTATGCTCGCGACAAACTTGTAATCGTTATATGTACCCATAAGATTATTATACGCCCCTTGGGCAAGGAGAGTAACCGAAGGCGCACCGGAATGTGTTCCTTTTGCTTCCCTGATGTCAAAGTTCACTGTACCACCAAGAACAGCGGCATCCATATCAGGTGTAACTGTTTTGTAGACTTCAATTCCTTCCAGCGAGCTTGACGAGATCATACTTACATCCACCGCGCGGCCACCAGGACTGTTAGTAGGAGCAGCGTAAGCACCGCTGGCAGAAATGCTGCCAGCATCGTTTGATGGTATCGGTATACCATCGACCGTTATCATATTGTATTGAGGTTGAAGTCCGCGGATCACTATCTGCGTGGCTTCGCCTCCATTTCTGACAAGTGAAATGCCCGGCAGCCTTCCGACGGATTCCGCCGCGTTTGCATCAGGAAGCTCTTGTATACGCGCCGCAGAGACAACATTTACCACATTGCTGGAGGTCAATTGTTGATTGATCGCAGCATTTTGACCGCTCGCCTGGGCTGCGACAACTACTTCTTTTGCGGTGACACCCACCGCCACCAGCTGTATATTTTTTTCAAGCTGCTGATCTTCTTTTAACTCTATTTTTATCATCTGCGTGTTACAGCCGATGTATGACGCCTGTAAGGTGTAAGAACCCGCCGGAACATTTGATATTGTATACTTCCCCTCCAGGTCTGTAGCTGCCCCCATCGAAGTTCCAACAAGTTGAACGGTGGCACCGGGAAGGGCATCGCCGGTACTCGCGTCGGTAACCTTGCCTGTAATCCTGCCGGTGGCGCCCCACGATAATTGAGATGCTACCGCAACGATCAAGATGGCCAGAAAACAAGTATAAGCTTTTGCCAACATTTTGATTTCTACCTCCATCTACTTTTAAGGAATCGACCGCAGTGTATTTTAAGAGGCTTTCGCGAGATAAAGGGGAGATCGCCGCCGATCCGCCAACTGCCACATGGCCTGTCGTAAGGTGTCCCACATTCGAGGCCCTGAGCGGGGGCGATCGGGTTAGAGTTAGCCAACGGAACGAGCGGATAACGATGGCGCGCGGGTAGTAATGAGGGTCGGTCTTCAGGCATCGCCAATATCCGCAAATGGTAGAATACGGCAGGAAATCGCACAGTGGTCCTCATGCAAATCGAGGCATTTGGGGGGATAGGCTGTAACCAAGCTTTCAAATAATATCTCCCTTTAGCGATTCCAGCACCAAGTAAGCGCCAACATAGCACGAAGATTTGTTAGCGCTAACAAAAATCGACGACCTCAGGCCCTAACCAGATTTTTCAATTATTACCTCCCGCCGTTAAGAACACCGATTTAAGACGAATGACGCTCGAAAATTGTTAGCGCTAACATAGTTAGCAACGCGAAAAGTTAGCGCAATCAAATACTAATGTCAAGAGCCCCCAGGTTATTTCTTTCATACAGCACCGGTTCATGAAAAAGTGTGACTTTACTGTCCTGACTATTTCAAGCTCTTGAGCGGAGATGGAACCGTTATCAATCCGAATCTCTGACGTTGTTCGTCCCAGAAGGATCCGATTCGCCTCTACACAAGTATCGTCCGAGAGGTTTATTACGTTTTTCGCCGGCCGCCAGCGAACACGAACCCGGCCAAGAGTCTGCGACCCGAAATCCCGGCCTCACAGGGAATGGTCGTGATGAGTGATCAACGGAAAACTGGATTTCCTTACGGTCCCTTGTTCCCCCGTCTTGCTTTCGTCTTTTAAAATGAACAGCTTATCTTCTGATGAACGATGCACTTGTATGTTACAGTTTTTGCGGATGCCGAAGACATCGCCAATGTGAAGCTGGAAATACTCGACAATGATGGCTGGGTGGTCCCCGATGCGAATAACCTAGTCGAATTCAAAATCGAAGGAGAAGGGAGATTGGCAGGTACCGATAACGGCAATCCTCTAGATCTAACGCAAATGAAAAGCAACCAGCGCACCGCCTTCAATGGACTCGCACTCGCAGTTGTTCGATCGACACACAAAGCAGGTACCATTCGTTTGATCGCCGGTTCCAAAAATTTAAAGAGCACGGTAATTTAAATTACTTCACATAGTTCAGTGAATGCGCCAATGAACGTCGAGAGTTTAGAACATTGAATGTTCCACTTAAAGACAATAGAATAGATAGGACAAGAACATGAGACAATGCTCGATGACTGAACAGTCAGTTGTGAGAGGAAAATGGATGATGGCACGAGTATTTTCCCTGTCATCCATGAAACTCTATCGGATACTTGTGTTCTCCAGTGTGTTGCTTTTTCATCCTCAGGAAAACATTGCGCAATTTGCAAATGGCGCAGATGTCGGTTGGCTCTCGCAAATGGAGGCGATGAAATACGTGTTCAAGGATAATTCGGGAGTTAAGATGAACTGCCTGGATATTCTGAAGGAAAAAGGGATCAATGCACTCAGGTTCAGAGTATGGGTCAATCCGAGCGGCGGATACTGCAATAAAAAAGATGTGGCGTACATGGCTCACCGTGCTGACAGCATGGGTTTCAGTGTGTTGATAGACTTTCACATGAGCGATACCTGGGCTGATCCAGGCCACCAAACAAAACCAGCAGCCTGGGCGAGCGATTCAATTGCTCAACTACAAACAGATGTTTACAACCATGTTTACAGCGTTCTGGATACACTCAAATCAATCGGTGTAGTTCCAAAATGGGTGCAGATCGGGAATGAGACCAACGACGGCATGCTGTGGGAAGATGGAAGGGCAACGACTCACATGAGTAATTTTGCCGCCTTGATTAAGAGCGGTTATAATGCCGCAAAAGCTGTTGACAGCACAATCCAGGTAATTGTTCATTTATCAAACGGGCATGACGATGTAATGTACAGGTGGATGTTCGATGGCTTGAAAAACAACGGCGCCAAATGGGATATAATTGGAATGTCGGTGTACCCTTATTGGGCTGGTTTATCCTGGGCAACAGATGATAGCCTGGCACTGGTAACCATGAATGACATGATCGCAAGATATCAAACGAAAGTAATGGTGGTTGAAGCAGGCTATCTTTATAACGATCCGGTCAATGCAAATCATTATTTGTTGGATCTTATAGCGAAAACAAAATCGGTGAGTGGGCTGGGTGTCTTTTACTGGGAGCCTGAAAGTTATAATTGGAACGGTTATCAACTTGGGGCATGGAATCCCGCAACGGAGGAGCCCACAGCTGCCATGGATGCTTTCTTAGGAATAAGTGCTACTCTTGTTAGACCGCCAAAAAATATTCCAGGTTACGATTTCAATATCTATCCCAATCCATTTAATCCGAGCACGACAATCGAATATGAACTCCCTGCCTACTCAAATATTTCTATCGTTATATACAACGTGCTTGGCGAGGAAGTAGCCAGACTCGTCGACGGTTATGAGAACGGCGGTTATCACAATATAACCTGGTCGGCGGACAACGTTTCAAGCGGTGTGTATTTCTGCAAAATGGTATCAGAAAATTTCCTGGCACTGAAGAAGATTGTCTTGCTCAAATGAGACCCGGTTCCCGATAGAGTCGAAGAAGATTTTATAGACTTGCTCATTAACAAAGTCTCAGCGACTTGTTTCTACAGATTCCCCATGAACATTCCCTCGGTTGACGCGTTTGAAAAGGTTTTTCTAAAACCCTAAGCAATAACCTTTGCAGATTCTACTTGGCGTAGCCGTTCTGCTCAAGCCAGCTTTGGGCGTCCTTGTTCCCGAGCAGGGCGGCCTTCTTAAGACAATCAGCCCCCTTTCTGGTTTCTCCCTTCTTATCGTATGCAAGACCGAGATTGTAGTATGCGCTTGAAAACTTTGGATCGAGCTTTATGGCTTTCATATACATGACTATTGCAGTGTCGGTGTTTCCCTTCTTACTGAATGCATTTCCCAAATTATAAAAGGCCCGGGGATGTTGAGGACTTATCCCAATCGCCTTTTTATAGAGGAAGATAGCTTTGTCGACACTATCTAGATCTGCGTACACAAATCCCAGGTTGTCGTAAGCAAACGCATTGTTAGGATCAAGTTCTATTGCCTTCTGCAATAATGGAATGGCTTTGTCGACGCTGTCTGTCACCGCGTAGTAGTGCCCTAGTGCGGCGTAGCCATAAGAGTCGTTCGGATCAATCCGTATTGCCGTCTCGTGAAATTCTATCGCCTTCTCGAGGTCGCCCTTCTTGTAGTATGCATATCCCAGATCATCGTACCCGTACGAATCGTTCGCGTCAAGCTCAATTGCCCTGTTGAACATGGGTATAGCTTTATCGATGCTGTCTTCGCCTACATAGGCAAACCCCAGATCGTCATACGCGCGCGAATACCCAGGATTCAACGCGATAGCTTTCTGAAAAAGTGAAATAGCCTTGCCGGTATCCCCATTGGAGTAGTATGAAAGTCCTAAATTGTGGTAAGCTTCGGAGTACTCCGGATCAAGTTCAATTGCCTTTTCAAAGAAGAGTATGCGCTTGTCCCTCTTCTTCATCACATCGGCGCCGTATCCCTCCTCAAACCAAAGGCTCGCAGACAAAATTCTTGCGGCTGATGCATAGTGAGCCAGTTCTTCCTTCCTTTTGCTCACATCCTTCTCTCCTGCAATCAACTCCCGCAAAGTATCCATGAGTGTGGCCGCCGAATCCGCTCTCCAACCTGTGATCACGAGATCTTTCATTTTGTCCCGGTCATTTACGATAGTCGAAATCGATTTTGTGACTTCTGTGCGATTCACCGATACAGACGCCTCGATTAAATATTTCTTTCCATTCCAATGCTCATTCACAATCTTTGTGTTAGTAACCCCGCCCAATATTGAACATATCTGGCCGCTGTCGAGTCGTGAGAACGCACTCGCCTTCTCCGTGCTTCCGTCGGCGGAGGTGTTCTGTAAATACAGACTGATCTCTTGCAGGAGTGCTCGCTTGACATTATAAAGTGCCAGGGTACCTGAGGACATCTTATTATCACCGATGCCCGCGAGATAAGTGTAACTACGAACGAACGTTTTGCTCTGGGAATACAGCGGCAGGCCGCTTAAGAGCATCAAAATAGAAATCCAGATTTTCATTGACCCTCCTTCTAAAAAAATCAATTAAGACTCGAAATATGTTTTGGACCAATTCGATTCCTCATGCGTCTCAGCGTTTGAAGAGTGGGTACACATCAACTCGGATTGGACGTTTGTCGAGCCAGAAAAGTTTGTCCACAGTCTGAATCACTCCTTGAAGGGTGATTGGAAGATCCACTTCCGAGCCGTTGCTCGTCGCTCCCATTCGATTTGCTTCCCGATAAGTCCTATGGAGCCGCCAGTCAGGGCTTGATTACCCGGCGAGGTATCCGGGTTCCTTTTACTGGTTCTCAAGTTTAGAAGAAAGAGTTTCGTGGACTATCTGAGCAAGAGCGTATGGGGTGAACGGTTTTCGAATGAATTGCATGCCTCCTTTCAGAATTCCCTGAGGAGCGAGTTCGTTCGCAGTGTAACCGGACATAGACAGTGTTTTGATTCCAGGCTTCGGCATGGCAATCTTATCACCCAATTCTTTCCCGCTCATGATTCGCATGATCACATCAGTTAATAACAAATGAATCATTCCGCCGTTAGCTTCGGCATGCAGCAGTCCTTCGTCCGGTCCAAGGGCAGTCAGAATTTTATATCTCGATGAGCACACCTTCAATATTGCGCACTGGCACCCACTTCGATGACTTCGGAGTAACAAGTCGTTTTGCAGGCCTTCCCCACTTTGTTTGTACATGTAATGTTCCTGCAGGGGCTTGCAAATACACGCGCGTGAGAAGGAGCATCCCGATTTGCCGGGAAGTATCCGTGCGTTATGGTGTCATGAAGAATCACGCAGACCCGAAACGAGTTCATGCACAAAAATGGATCGCCGATTTTGAGGTCAGAGACCATTACCAGACGCTCGAAGCAACCAACCTCTTCCACAATCTGCCTTGCGCTCCGGAGGTCGACTTTAACCGGGAGACTCCTCCCGGCCGCAGGCAGTCTCAGGTTCGGGTACCGATAACGTGTCCATTTCCAAATGCAACTTCTACCTGCTTAAAAAGCAAAGTCACCTTTTAGATCACCGTTCAGATTTTTGCTATCTGCCCAGAATAAGTATGGTGAAGGAGCCAGGGACCATCGGCGGCCGCGGTCGTGGATTATCATTCGTCGGTTCAGGCGCTTTACCGAACTCAGCGGCCGAGAGATAAATCCGGTGTGTCTTTAAATCGATCGACATTGTGCGTGCGCTCATTTGTGTTTTCACGTTGTCGACAACCGTGAACTTGTCCGGTGCATCTTCATGTACCACTGTCAACGTTCCGTCGCGTCCGTTCGAGCTGAATGCATATTGAGTTTCCGGATCGAAGCCGGCGGCGTCCGGACCTTCTCCAATCGGCACGTCAGCGATCACTTTCCCTGTCCCAAAATCGGAGACGATCATCTTTTTGTTGCTTGCAACCGAGAACAGAAGATGATGTTGCCGATCAATGGCAAGACCGGAGGCCTCTTCGCCCGGAGCAATCGACCACGTCTTAAGGACTTTCAGCGTCTTCGCGTCAAATCCCGTGATTGTGCTCTTATCCTCTATATTAACGTATATATTTCCCGCACCATCGGCCTGGGCAAACTCCGGCTTTCCGTCGAGTGGCACTGTTCCCACGACAGAATCAGTCGCGGCATCGATGGCCGTGGCATCCGAGCTTCTTCCGTTGAACGTGAACACGCGTTTCGACACCTCGTCATAGATGATCGCGTCGGGATTGAGTGCGCCGATCTTGATCACCTTCAGTGTCTTGAAATCTTTCAGATCAAACACGGTGACGGCTGTGTCCCGCCCGTCGCTGATATATCCTTTTCCAAACTCGCGCGCCAACGCGATGCCATGGACCCCGTTCGTATTCGGAATGTCGGCTACAAGAGTTTTCTTCTCCATATCCATCACCTGGACATGAGTCCCGCGCGAGATGAAAAGCATCCCGCTCACGGGATCGGCGTTGAGATAATCCCATCCGCCTTCGCCGCCCAGCTTCACTTTGTCCAGAATTTTATATCCCGAATCCTGCGCACTTGCCGAGCAGACAATCAGTGCGAAGACGCCAAAGATAGAAAGCAATTTCCGCATGATAACACCTCATTAATAGTTCAATAAAGTTAAGTTGAAGAAGCTAAGTTTAACCCGACCGATATTCAATTCACCGGTTCTCAATGACCCGCTTCAACATATGCCGGCTGAAAAGTCACGGGATCTGGTCAGAAATTGAGAGACTGGAGATCAATGGGGTCACATCGCGCGGCGCAAAACGAACGCCCGATGAAATCCGACGCATGCCCTGGACAAAAGACTGAAACAGGATGCCGTTAGTCGTTGACGAGAACTCAATTACCGTCTCTGAGGAAAAACCTTGAGAATTTTAGTAGAGCACCAAAGTAACATCATTTTCAAAGTAGAGCCACGATGCCGTTCAATGGTTCACCTAATCTTCGTCCTCACCATCGTTCTTCGCGCTGGATTTCGAATGTGTGATTATCTTACCGGATGGATCAATTTCCATCCCCGCATGAGTCTTGCCCGTTTTAATTCTCAATTCGTACGTCACCACGGTTCCAGTGGTCTTTTTCTCTGCCCTTGTGATATTGCCATGGGGGTACGCTGTTTTAACTGCCTTCAATACCTGATCCGGAAGATCCTTTGCCGGAACACCTTCTTCTATCTCAGTGGCTGTCCCATCTGCCAGATACGAAACATCCAGGCTCATTTTGCCTTGCATGCTCTCGACCTCGTAGGAGGTCATCCCATTTTCAGTCTCGGTCGAGTAGCCTTTGACCACTGCTTTGGGATACGCTTTCGTGAATGCTGAGATAACAGCCGGTGGAACATCTTTCTTCGTGATCTTCTTTTCCTTTGCACCCGCGTCAACCACCAGTATAAATGAAACAAGAAGGGTAAAACCTTCGAGAGCCACGCGTCCGATGTTCTTCATGTTGCAACTCCTCTCAATTTTCTGGAACGATAATTACTACCTTAGAACGAACAACCTGCAATTTATCATCAAACCATGAAACCACAGTGAAAAACC
Proteins encoded in this region:
- a CDS encoding carboxypeptidase-like regulatory domain-containing protein, whose amino-acid sequence is MLAKAYTCFLAILIVAVASQLSWGATGRITGKVTDASTGDALPGATVQLVGTSMGAATDLEGKYTISNVPAGSYTLQASYIGCNTQMIKIELKEDQQLEKNIQLVAVGVTAKEVVVAAQASGQNAAINQQLTSSNVVNVVSAARIQELPDANAAESVGRLPGISLVRNGGEATQIVIRGLQPQYNMITVDGIPIPSNDAGSISASGAYAAPTNSPGGRAVDVSMISSSSLEGIEVYKTVTPDMDAAVLGGTVNFDIREAKGTHSGAPSVTLLAQGAYNNLMGTYNDYKFVASIEKRFFDDRLGIFVQGIAQRQNLTSNELGGSYYQPDKQDKPDSIVLGSLNLSFDPTLEQRYDGTLTLDYRLPNGKISLVNLLSHGTMTNESHDETYDLANYGNDILFGTQRSTNDLNVMTNILHYQQTVSTINVSMKLSNSYSDNFTPNGWRLVFQQLSAGTGGIPNYENPLQISKAAQNMINLNNMFWQGNATWRSYNKQNDIQGSIDLERSFNLSDEVSVMLKGGGQYKYTTRYYNFDDGYGSLYGGYATGRRLQLVQALPWLTKPPYNLDSTGARNFSILGFYDPNMNFGKFLNGDYGMYSGVTAGTIGTIIDELKTLGQQTAQPETVPDYVPDVYGSLASDYTGNEFRSAEYLMATINLGAELAMITGVRYQGLKTTYTAAQFIGDADATNPYPSSLPHTWVTKDEYHGYLLPDVSLKYDPFLWLSFRGSYTTTLAYPDFSQIVPREDVASNSGHYVVWNNYALKPAYSHNYDVRVAVYDNTVGLLAVSPFLKRIDDLIFGQGTYITDPSKYPGVPSTTKTFSLSTYINSPFPVNVWGIESEWQTHFWYLPGLLSGLVLNVNYTHIFSKATYPYNVTQHSPVYPFPTVHIDSSYNDRLIQQPNDVVNLSLGYDYGQFSILTSMIYQSEVYNGTNFYNALRSDKANYVRWDLAVKQGLPWFGTQLFFDINNLNSANDNYLVRGSGFPTSESDYGLSADLGLRWTLQ
- a CDS encoding glycosyl hydrolase 53 family protein — protein: MTEQSVVRGKWMMARVFSLSSMKLYRILVFSSVLLFHPQENIAQFANGADVGWLSQMEAMKYVFKDNSGVKMNCLDILKEKGINALRFRVWVNPSGGYCNKKDVAYMAHRADSMGFSVLIDFHMSDTWADPGHQTKPAAWASDSIAQLQTDVYNHVYSVLDTLKSIGVVPKWVQIGNETNDGMLWEDGRATTHMSNFAALIKSGYNAAKAVDSTIQVIVHLSNGHDDVMYRWMFDGLKNNGAKWDIIGMSVYPYWAGLSWATDDSLALVTMNDMIARYQTKVMVVEAGYLYNDPVNANHYLLDLIAKTKSVSGLGVFYWEPESYNWNGYQLGAWNPATEEPTAAMDAFLGISATLVRPPKNIPGYDFNIYPNPFNPSTTIEYELPAYSNISIVIYNVLGEEVARLVDGYENGGYHNITWSADNVSSGVYFCKMVSENFLALKKIVLLK
- a CDS encoding tetratricopeptide repeat protein, coding for MKIWISILMLLSGLPLYSQSKTFVRSYTYLAGIGDNKMSSGTLALYNVKRALLQEISLYLQNTSADGSTEKASAFSRLDSGQICSILGGVTNTKIVNEHWNGKKYLIEASVSVNRTEVTKSISTIVNDRDKMKDLVITGWRADSAATLMDTLRELIAGEKDVSKRKEELAHYASAARILSASLWFEEGYGADVMKKRDKRILFFEKAIELDPEYSEAYHNLGLSYYSNGDTGKAISLFQKAIALNPGYSRAYDDLGFAYVGEDSIDKAIPMFNRAIELDANDSYGYDDLGYAYYKKGDLEKAIEFHETAIRIDPNDSYGYAALGHYYAVTDSVDKAIPLLQKAIELDPNNAFAYDNLGFVYADLDSVDKAIFLYKKAIGISPQHPRAFYNLGNAFSKKGNTDTAIVMYMKAIKLDPKFSSAYYNLGLAYDKKGETRKGADCLKKAALLGNKDAQSWLEQNGYAK
- a CDS encoding response regulator; the encoded protein is MYKQSGEGLQNDLLLRSHRSGCQCAILKVCSSRYKILTALGPDEGLLHAEANGGMIHLLLTDVIMRIMSGKELGDKIAMPKPGIKTLSMSGYTANELAPQGILKGGMQFIRKPFTPYALAQIVHETLSSKLENQ
- a CDS encoding YncE family protein — encoded protein: MRKLLSIFGVFALIVCSASAQDSGYKILDKVKLGGEGGWDYLNADPVSGMLFISRGTHVQVMDMEKKTLVADIPNTNGVHGIALAREFGKGYISDGRDTAVTVFDLKDFKTLKVIKIGALNPDAIIYDEVSKRVFTFNGRSSDATAIDAATDSVVGTVPLDGKPEFAQADGAGNIYVNIEDKSTITGFDAKTLKVLKTWSIAPGEEASGLAIDRQHHLLFSVASNKKMIVSDFGTGKVIADVPIGEGPDAAGFDPETQYAFSSNGRDGTLTVVHEDAPDKFTVVDNVKTQMSARTMSIDLKTHRIYLSAAEFGKAPEPTNDNPRPRPPMVPGSFTILILGR
- a CDS encoding PepSY-like domain-containing protein, with the translated sequence MKNIGRVALEGFTLLVSFILVVDAGAKEKKITKKDVPPAVISAFTKAYPKAVVKGYSTETENGMTSYEVESMQGKMSLDVSYLADGTATEIEEGVPAKDLPDQVLKAVKTAYPHGNITRAEKKTTGTVVTYELRIKTGKTHAGMEIDPSGKIITHSKSSAKNDGEDED